Proteins from one Sphingobium herbicidovorans genomic window:
- a CDS encoding maleylacetate reductase: MQNQPFTYESRAQRVLFGAGTLAQAPAELERMGAHKALVLCTAPQRAQAEAVAALLGPRAAGIFDGAVMHVPMASAEAARAAAAQAGANALVAVGGGSTVGLAKAIALVSPLPVLAIPTTYAGSEMTPIYGLTENGLKRTGRDVRVLPRSVLYDPELTLALPVGLSVVSGINAIAHAAEGLYAADGNPVMGLMAAEGIAALGRALPALHAAPHDLHARSDALYGAWLCGLVLGSVSMALHHKLCHTLGGSFNLPHAELHTVVLPHVLAYNAKAAPHAMQRIAAALGTADAALGVHTLARRLGAPTALRDIGMREEDLDKACALALRDAYPNPRPIEAAPLRNLLQEAFEGAAPRPPNLSTTPTQQTTETTP; this comes from the coding sequence GTGCAGAACCAGCCCTTCACCTACGAGAGCCGGGCGCAGCGTGTGCTGTTCGGCGCCGGCACGCTGGCGCAGGCGCCGGCCGAGCTGGAGCGGATGGGCGCGCACAAGGCCCTGGTGCTGTGCACCGCGCCGCAGCGTGCCCAGGCCGAAGCCGTGGCGGCCCTGCTCGGGCCGCGCGCCGCCGGCATCTTCGACGGGGCGGTGATGCACGTGCCCATGGCCAGCGCCGAGGCCGCGCGCGCTGCGGCAGCACAGGCCGGCGCCAATGCGCTGGTGGCCGTGGGCGGCGGCTCCACCGTAGGCCTGGCCAAGGCGATTGCGCTGGTCTCGCCGTTGCCGGTGCTGGCCATCCCCACCACCTACGCGGGCTCGGAGATGACGCCCATCTACGGGCTGACCGAGAACGGCCTCAAGCGCACCGGCCGCGACGTGCGCGTGCTGCCGCGCAGCGTGCTGTACGACCCCGAACTCACGTTGGCACTGCCGGTGGGCCTGTCGGTGGTGAGCGGCATCAACGCCATCGCGCACGCGGCCGAGGGCCTGTACGCGGCCGACGGCAACCCGGTCATGGGCCTGATGGCGGCCGAGGGCATCGCCGCGCTGGGCCGCGCGCTGCCCGCGCTGCACGCCGCGCCGCACGACCTGCACGCGCGCAGCGATGCGCTGTACGGCGCCTGGCTGTGCGGCCTGGTGCTGGGCAGCGTGTCCATGGCCCTGCACCACAAGCTGTGCCACACGCTGGGCGGCAGCTTCAACCTGCCGCACGCCGAGCTGCACACCGTGGTGCTGCCGCACGTGCTGGCCTACAACGCCAAGGCGGCGCCGCACGCCATGCAGCGCATCGCCGCCGCGCTGGGAACCGCCGATGCCGCGCTGGGCGTGCACACGCTGGCGCGGCGACTGGGCGCACCCACCGCGCTACGCGACATCGGCATGCGGGAAGAAGACCTGGACAAGGCGTGCGCGCTGGCCCTGCGCGACGCCTACCCCAATCCACGGCCGATCGAGGCTGCGCCGCTGCGGAACTTGCTGCAGGAGGCGTTCGAAGGTGCGGCGCCGCGGCCGCCAAACCTCTCAACAACACCGACGCAACAAACGACGGAGACGACCCCATGA
- a CDS encoding enoyl-CoA hydratase/isomerase family protein, producing the protein MTQDDAPLQIGREGAVATLRFNRPATLNALDVPMAEGFLAAVRDIAADSSVRAVLLSGSGKGFMAGGDLAVLQADPQGGAKALIGPLHEALVVLAGIDAPVVAQVHGVAAGAGLSLMLQADFVLAAEGTRFNLAYVNIGTSCDVGASWALPRWVGLRRALEIAMLGDMLDAAAAERMGLVNRVVPADALAGEAMALAQRLANGPTVALGQLRRLMRASFDRALPEQLDAESAAFQVCAATDDFRTGVDAFFARQKPDFLGR; encoded by the coding sequence ATGACGCAAGACGACGCCCCCCTGCAGATCGGCCGCGAAGGCGCGGTCGCCACGCTGCGCTTCAACCGCCCGGCCACGCTCAATGCGCTGGACGTGCCCATGGCCGAGGGCTTTCTCGCGGCCGTGCGCGACATCGCCGCCGACAGCAGCGTGCGCGCCGTGCTGCTGTCGGGCAGCGGCAAGGGCTTCATGGCCGGCGGCGACCTGGCGGTGCTGCAGGCCGATCCGCAGGGCGGCGCCAAGGCGCTGATCGGCCCGCTGCACGAGGCGCTGGTGGTGCTGGCCGGCATCGATGCGCCCGTGGTGGCCCAGGTGCACGGCGTGGCGGCCGGCGCCGGCCTGTCGCTCATGCTGCAGGCCGACTTCGTGCTCGCGGCCGAGGGCACGCGCTTCAACCTGGCCTACGTGAACATCGGCACGAGCTGCGACGTGGGTGCCTCCTGGGCGCTGCCGCGCTGGGTCGGCCTGCGCCGTGCGCTGGAGATCGCCATGCTGGGCGACATGCTCGACGCGGCGGCGGCCGAGCGCATGGGCCTGGTCAACCGCGTGGTGCCGGCCGATGCGCTGGCGGGCGAAGCCATGGCGCTGGCGCAGCGGCTGGCCAATGGCCCGACGGTGGCGCTGGGCCAGCTGCGCCGGCTCATGCGCGCGAGCTTTGACCGCGCGCTGCCCGAGCAGCTTGATGCGGAGTCGGCGGCGTTCCAGGTGTGCGCCGCGACGGACGATTTCCGCACCGGCGTGGACGCGTTCTTCGCGCGCCAAAAGCCTGACTTTCTGGGGCGCTGA
- a CDS encoding tripartite tricarboxylate transporter substrate binding protein, whose translation MHTHETPRAHGCIPATTLRRRQALLGAAAALLLAGPGPARADDYPSRMLTLIVPFAAGGTVDKVARMLQEPLRERLGQQVVVDNRGGAGGTIGMAQLAKGAPDGYTVAMVFDSYATEQHIHRKLPYETLRDFAGVSYAVRSPMVLVVPAASPYKTVQDYVAAARQREVTYASVGAGSSNHLAAELFHETAGSRGLHVPYKGGGPAIADLLGGHVDSMIASLPLVLPHVQAGKLRALAVTSQARSAALPQVPAVAEAHKGFEIYSWVGMVAPAKTPAPVLDKLSVAMAATLRDPALARRMADNGFEVVAGDRAAMDQLVQRESQRWGELIAKRKISVE comes from the coding sequence ATGCACACACACGAGACACCACGCGCCCACGGGTGCATTCCCGCAACAACCCTGCGCCGACGCCAGGCGCTGCTGGGTGCGGCCGCGGCGCTGCTGCTGGCCGGCCCAGGACCGGCGCGTGCCGACGACTACCCCAGCCGCATGCTCACGCTGATCGTGCCCTTCGCTGCTGGCGGCACCGTGGACAAGGTGGCCCGCATGCTGCAGGAGCCGCTGCGCGAGCGGCTGGGCCAACAGGTGGTGGTGGACAACCGCGGCGGCGCCGGCGGCACCATCGGCATGGCCCAACTGGCCAAAGGCGCGCCCGACGGCTACACGGTGGCCATGGTGTTCGACTCCTACGCGACCGAGCAGCACATCCACCGCAAGCTGCCCTACGAGACGCTGCGCGACTTCGCTGGCGTCTCCTATGCCGTGCGCTCGCCCATGGTGCTGGTGGTGCCCGCGGCTTCTCCCTACAAGACCGTGCAGGACTACGTGGCCGCCGCGCGCCAGCGCGAAGTGACCTACGCCTCGGTGGGCGCTGGCAGCTCTAACCACCTGGCGGCCGAGCTGTTCCACGAGACCGCCGGCAGCCGCGGCCTGCACGTGCCCTACAAAGGCGGCGGCCCGGCCATCGCCGACCTGCTGGGCGGCCATGTCGATTCGATGATCGCCAGCCTGCCACTGGTGCTGCCGCACGTGCAGGCCGGCAAGCTGCGTGCGCTGGCCGTGACCTCGCAGGCGCGCAGCGCCGCACTGCCCCAGGTGCCGGCCGTGGCCGAGGCGCACAAGGGCTTCGAGATCTACTCCTGGGTCGGCATGGTGGCGCCGGCCAAGACGCCCGCGCCGGTGCTGGACAAGCTCTCGGTGGCGATGGCGGCCACGCTGCGCGACCCGGCGCTGGCGCGCCGCATGGCCGACAACGGCTTCGAGGTGGTGGCCGGCGACCGCGCCGCCATGGACCAGCTGGTGCAGCGCGAGAGCCAGCGCTGGGGCGAGCTCATCGCCAAGCGCAAGATCAGCGTGGAGTGA
- a CDS encoding LysR substrate-binding domain-containing protein, translated as MRGWRELAGIDWRQPPQVALESNDCDTRRLCAARGLGIALMPNWAIGEDLAAGRIVALQLEDAPPAEVSGIHLLRPSGKANAKVRAFTEHLAMCTAPAAPA; from the coding sequence GTGCGTGGCTGGCGCGAGCTGGCCGGCATCGACTGGCGTCAGCCGCCGCAGGTGGCGCTGGAGAGCAACGACTGCGACACGCGGCGCCTGTGCGCGGCGCGCGGCCTGGGCATCGCACTGATGCCCAACTGGGCCATCGGCGAAGACCTGGCGGCCGGGCGCATCGTGGCGCTGCAGCTGGAAGACGCGCCGCCGGCCGAGGTCAGCGGCATCCACCTGCTGCGGCCCAGCGGCAAGGCGAATGCCAAGGTGCGTGCCTTCACGGAGCACCTGGCGATGTGTACCGCGCCAGCCGCACCCGCCTGA
- a CDS encoding SMP-30/gluconolactonase/LRE family protein, with product MTRLQTCIAAGGSGTPPERTVQARVVAQQSGPSFLESIAEGPDRALYVTDFHNRQLLRYVDDKGFSVHARLDVHPWGMVFDSDGTLYFGAAERGIVDKTSPPTQWVWRQRRGEAPQPFLKIEQARALNGMTLLAPGRILIADGRGGTVWLLDVAARSASPFVRDALLDVPPGFALPTPAANGLKIHAGHLYVSNTARVAMLRIPLGADLRPGAVQVFVEPLRADDFAFSPSGNLYVTTHRREILRVTPEGRVSEVPGIGPELVGSTAMVWRSGEHSAYAINDGGFIGFHWYGGSTPTASNLVRLDGLD from the coding sequence ATGACACGTCTACAAACCTGCATCGCCGCAGGCGGCTCCGGCACGCCGCCAGAGCGCACTGTGCAGGCGCGCGTCGTCGCCCAGCAGTCTGGCCCCTCCTTCCTCGAAAGCATCGCCGAGGGCCCGGACCGCGCCTTGTATGTCACCGACTTCCACAACCGCCAGCTGTTGCGCTACGTGGACGACAAGGGATTCAGCGTGCACGCCCGGCTCGACGTCCATCCATGGGGCATGGTGTTCGACAGCGATGGCACGCTGTACTTCGGTGCGGCCGAGCGCGGCATCGTGGACAAGACCTCGCCGCCCACGCAGTGGGTCTGGCGCCAACGCCGCGGCGAGGCACCGCAACCCTTTCTGAAGATCGAGCAGGCACGCGCGCTGAACGGCATGACCCTGCTCGCGCCAGGCCGCATCCTGATCGCCGACGGCCGCGGCGGCACGGTATGGCTGCTCGATGTCGCCGCCCGCAGCGCCAGCCCCTTCGTGCGCGACGCGCTACTGGATGTGCCACCCGGCTTCGCGCTGCCCACACCGGCCGCGAACGGCCTGAAGATCCACGCCGGGCACCTGTACGTTTCCAACACGGCGCGCGTGGCCATGTTGCGCATTCCGCTCGGTGCCGACTTGCGGCCCGGCGCCGTGCAGGTCTTCGTGGAACCGCTGCGCGCGGACGACTTCGCTTTCTCCCCGAGCGGCAACCTGTATGTCACCACGCACCGGCGCGAAATCCTGCGCGTCACCCCTGAGGGACGCGTCTCGGAGGTGCCAGGCATCGGACCCGAACTGGTGGGCAGCACTGCCATGGTCTGGCGCAGCGGCGAACACAGCGCCTACGCCATCAACGATGGCGGCTTCATCGGCTTCCACTGGTACGGGGGCTCCACGCCCACGGCCTCGAACCTGGTGCGGCTCGACGGGCTGGACTGA
- a CDS encoding IS91-like element ISCR8/ISPps1 family transposase, translating into MSATSKPKLYNPRHPERTLLYQTVAEHYETWLELASAGQFDGQGDHHTPKPFVRKAFAKYLECGIFAHGFARARCGDCGHDYFVAFSCKGRGVCPSCTTRRMVETAAHLSDHVFPRLPVRQWVLSVPKRLRYFMQRDGAVLSMVLRIFLRVIAQTLQTHSPGAAHMDKAGLHIGAIAFIHRFGSGLNEHVHFHVCVVDGVFEEVEGEGDADATPRISSPGVIFHAATGIDAATVAPVQTTLQKRILRAFVARGLLENCDAKDMLGYKHSGFSVDAGVCIEAHDRAALERLLRYCARPPFSIERLRKEGSKLVYRCAKQRSEPTSDKRGAKADELHLTPLELIDRIAALVPPPRTHRHRYFGVLAPNSPLRAAVTALAQPAASQPATVETAQPGAGVPGVAAPGNAATPTPEPEARPKRAAHYLWAVLIARIYEAFPLLCPMCGGQMRIIAFITHSAEIRHILNHIGVESAPPHITPARGPPLWEGCDAPVDDGAQGEPDWDLAAQPDEVDQRVNW; encoded by the coding sequence ATGTCAGCCACTTCCAAGCCCAAGCTCTACAACCCACGCCACCCCGAACGCACGCTGCTCTACCAAACGGTAGCCGAGCACTACGAGACCTGGCTAGAGTTGGCCAGCGCGGGTCAGTTCGACGGCCAGGGCGACCACCACACCCCCAAGCCCTTCGTGCGCAAAGCGTTTGCCAAGTATCTTGAGTGCGGCATCTTTGCCCATGGCTTTGCCCGCGCTCGCTGCGGCGACTGTGGGCACGACTACTTTGTAGCCTTCTCCTGCAAAGGCCGGGGAGTCTGCCCCTCGTGCACCACGCGGCGGATGGTGGAGACGGCGGCACACCTGAGCGACCACGTTTTCCCCCGCCTGCCGGTGCGCCAGTGGGTGCTGTCCGTGCCCAAGCGGCTTCGGTACTTCATGCAACGCGACGGAGCGGTGCTGAGCATGGTGCTGCGCATCTTTCTGCGGGTGATCGCACAAACTCTGCAGACCCACAGCCCCGGTGCGGCCCATATGGACAAGGCAGGCCTGCACATCGGTGCCATCGCCTTCATTCACCGATTCGGCTCCGGCCTCAATGAACACGTCCACTTCCACGTTTGTGTGGTGGACGGGGTGTTTGAGGAAGTGGAGGGCGAGGGCGATGCTGATGCGACCCCTCGAATCTCATCGCCGGGTGTCATCTTTCACGCGGCCACCGGCATCGATGCGGCTACCGTGGCCCCAGTGCAGACCACACTGCAAAAACGTATCCTGCGCGCCTTCGTTGCTCGGGGCCTGCTGGAGAACTGTGACGCCAAAGACATGCTGGGCTACAAACACAGCGGCTTCTCGGTGGACGCCGGTGTCTGCATCGAAGCCCACGACCGCGCTGCGCTGGAGCGGCTGCTGCGCTATTGCGCGCGTCCACCATTTTCCATCGAGCGCCTACGCAAAGAGGGAAGCAAACTGGTGTACCGCTGTGCCAAACAGCGCAGCGAGCCCACCAGTGACAAGCGTGGTGCCAAGGCAGATGAGCTGCACCTCACACCGCTGGAACTGATCGACCGCATCGCCGCGCTGGTGCCACCGCCACGCACCCACCGGCACCGCTACTTTGGTGTGCTGGCACCAAACTCGCCGCTGAGAGCGGCGGTAACGGCGCTGGCTCAGCCTGCTGCGTCGCAACCAGCCACGGTGGAGACTGCACAACCTGGCGCGGGCGTACCTGGGGTGGCGGCGCCGGGCAACGCGGCCACACCCACACCCGAACCTGAAGCACGCCCGAAGCGAGCGGCGCATTACTTGTGGGCGGTGCTGATTGCCCGCATCTACGAGGCATTTCCGCTGCTGTGCCCCATGTGCGGTGGGCAGATGCGCATCATTGCCTTCATCACCCACAGCGCCGAAATCCGCCACATCCTGAACCACATCGGGGTGGAGTCTGCCCCCCCGCACATCACCCCGGCACGCGGGCCACCGCTGTGGGAGGGCTGCGACGCGCCGGTGGATGATGGTGCGCAAGGCGAGCCGGATTGGGATCTGGCAGCTCAACCCGACGAGGTAGACCAGCGCGTCAATTGGTGA
- a CDS encoding TauD/TfdA dioxygenase family protein gives MSPAFDIAPLDATFGAVVTGVKLADLDDAGWLDLQAAWLEYALLVFPDQHLTREQQIAFARRFGPLEFEMAAISNVRPDGSLRVESDNDDMMKILKGNMGWHADSTYMPVQAKGAVFSAEVVPSVGGQTGFADMRAAYDALDEDLKARVETLQARHSLHYSQSKLGHQTKAADGEYSGYGLHDGPVPLRPLVKIHPETGRKSLLIGRHAHAIPGLEPAESERLLQQLIDFACQPPRIYHHDWAPGDAVLWDNRCLLHQATPWDMTQKRIMWHSRIAGDPASETALAH, from the coding sequence ATGTCACCCGCCTTCGACATCGCCCCGCTCGACGCCACGTTCGGCGCCGTCGTCACCGGCGTGAAGCTCGCCGATCTCGATGATGCCGGATGGCTCGACCTGCAGGCTGCCTGGCTCGAGTACGCACTCCTCGTTTTCCCCGATCAGCATCTCACGCGCGAGCAGCAGATCGCCTTTGCCCGTCGCTTCGGGCCACTCGAGTTCGAGATGGCCGCGATCAGCAACGTGCGGCCCGACGGCAGCCTGCGGGTCGAGAGCGACAACGACGACATGATGAAGATCCTGAAGGGCAACATGGGCTGGCATGCCGACAGCACCTACATGCCGGTCCAGGCCAAGGGCGCGGTGTTCAGTGCCGAAGTGGTTCCTAGCGTCGGCGGCCAGACCGGCTTCGCCGACATGCGCGCGGCCTACGACGCGCTCGACGAGGATCTGAAGGCGCGCGTCGAGACGCTGCAGGCCCGGCACTCGCTGCATTACAGCCAGTCGAAGCTCGGCCACCAGACCAAGGCGGCCGACGGTGAATATAGCGGCTACGGGCTGCATGACGGGCCGGTGCCGCTGCGGCCGCTGGTGAAGATCCATCCCGAGACCGGCCGCAAGTCGCTGCTGATCGGCCGCCACGCCCACGCCATTCCCGGCTTGGAGCCAGCCGAGTCCGAACGCTTGCTGCAGCAGCTGATCGACTTCGCCTGCCAGCCGCCGCGAATCTATCATCACGACTGGGCGCCGGGCGACGCCGTGCTGTGGGACAATCGCTGCCTGCTGCACCAGGCGACGCCGTGGGACATGACCCAGAAGCGCATCATGTGGCACAGCCGCATCGCCGGCGACCCGGCCAGCGAGACCGCGCTGGCGCATTGA
- a CDS encoding LysR family transcriptional regulator: MNPLGFAESLSLFVDVVQDKSFSAAARRRGLAASSVARQIDALEREMQVPLLTRSTRALALTEAGALLYERALKILHELMDTRSEVVALDGSVQGLLRVSCVPAFGRRHVAPHLPTLFDRYPALNVELELTERVVDPVAERFDLVIRIGDQPDSALVSRRIGSQRYVMCASPAYLRRHGTPRCMADLAQHRLIDRQHSTSVRGWRELAGIDWRQPPQVALESNDCDTRRLCAARGLGIALMPNWAIGEDLAAGRIVALQLEDAPPAEVSGIHLLRPSGKANAKVRAFTEHLAMCTAPAAPA; encoded by the coding sequence ATGAATCCCCTGGGTTTTGCCGAAAGCCTTTCCCTGTTCGTCGACGTGGTGCAGGACAAGAGCTTTTCCGCCGCCGCGCGGCGCCGCGGCCTAGCGGCCTCGTCCGTGGCCCGGCAGATCGACGCGCTGGAGCGCGAGATGCAGGTGCCGCTGCTCACGCGATCGACCCGCGCGCTGGCGCTGACCGAGGCCGGTGCGCTGTTGTACGAGCGCGCGCTGAAGATCCTGCACGAGCTCATGGACACGCGCAGCGAGGTGGTGGCGCTGGACGGCAGCGTGCAGGGCCTGCTGCGCGTGAGCTGTGTGCCCGCGTTCGGCCGCCGCCATGTGGCCCCGCACCTGCCCACGCTGTTCGACCGCTATCCAGCCTTGAATGTCGAGCTGGAGCTGACCGAGCGCGTGGTCGATCCGGTGGCCGAGCGCTTCGACCTCGTGATCCGCATCGGCGACCAGCCCGACAGCGCGCTGGTCAGCCGGCGCATCGGCAGCCAGCGCTATGTGATGTGCGCCTCGCCGGCCTACCTGCGCCGCCACGGCACGCCGCGCTGCATGGCCGATCTGGCGCAGCACCGGCTGATCGACCGCCAGCACAGCACCAGCGTGCGTGGCTGGCGCGAGCTGGCCGGCATCGACTGGCGTCAGCCGCCGCAGGTGGCGCTGGAGAGCAACGACTGCGACACGCGGCGCCTGTGCGCGGCGCGCGGCCTGGGCATCGCACTGATGCCCAACTGGGCCATCGGCGAAGACCTGGCGGCCGGGCGCATCGTGGCGCTGCAGCTGGAAGACGCGCCGCCGGCCGAGGTCAGCGGCATCCACCTGCTGCGGCCCAGCGGCAAGGCGAATGCCAAGGTGCGTGCCTTCACGGAGCACCTGGCGATGTGTACCGCGCCAGCCGCACCCGCCTGA
- a CDS encoding TetR/AcrR family transcriptional regulator: protein MGLLELNKKLHVSKPTLYYYVKSKDDILLECVRAALAMMQEGIAEVRQQGGRALDQLQACMRSYAAIVMDDFGQCVIRIGEDPLPPPLRKELRRLKAGIDHEFRRLVEEGIAEGSLQPCDPKLAAFMLAGALSWIGRWYRPDGAMAPEQIAEQGIALLLGGVLAPVPAVPPVPPAAATRQPGRRAPRKSPA, encoded by the coding sequence ATGGGGCTGCTGGAGCTAAATAAGAAGCTCCATGTGAGCAAGCCCACGCTGTACTACTACGTCAAGAGCAAGGACGACATCCTGCTCGAATGCGTGCGCGCGGCGCTGGCCATGATGCAGGAGGGCATTGCCGAGGTGCGCCAGCAGGGCGGCCGCGCGCTGGACCAGCTGCAGGCCTGCATGCGCAGCTACGCGGCCATCGTGATGGACGACTTCGGCCAGTGCGTGATCCGCATCGGCGAAGACCCGCTGCCGCCGCCGCTGCGCAAGGAGCTGCGCCGGCTCAAGGCCGGCATCGACCACGAGTTCCGCCGGCTGGTCGAAGAGGGCATTGCCGAAGGCTCGCTGCAGCCCTGCGATCCCAAGCTGGCGGCCTTCATGCTGGCCGGCGCGCTGAGCTGGATCGGCCGCTGGTACCGGCCCGACGGCGCCATGGCGCCCGAGCAGATCGCCGAGCAGGGCATTGCGCTGCTGCTGGGCGGCGTGCTCGCCCCCGTTCCCGCCGTTCCCCCTGTTCCCCCAGCTGCCGCCACCCGCCAACCGGGCCGGCGCGCACCACGAAAGAGCCCCGCATGA
- a CDS encoding SMP-30/gluconolactonase/LRE family protein: MTRLQTCIAAGGSGTPPERTVQARVVAQQSGPSFLESIAEGPDRALYVTDFHNRQLLRYVDDKGFSVHARLDVHPWGMVFDSDGTLYFGAAERGIVDKTSPPTQWVWRQRRGEAPQPFLKIEQARALNGMTLLAPGRILIADGRGGTVWLLDVAARSASPFVRDALLDVPPGFALPTPAANGLKIHAGHLYVSNTRAWPCCAFRSVPTCGPAPCRSSWNRCARTTSLSPSGNLYVTTHRREILRVTPEGRVSEVPGIGPELVGSTAMVWRSGEHSAYAINDGGFIGFHWYGGSRPRPRTWCGSTGWTERLCISGGP; the protein is encoded by the coding sequence ATGACACGTCTACAAACCTGCATCGCCGCAGGCGGCTCCGGCACGCCGCCAGAGCGCACTGTGCAGGCGCGCGTCGTCGCCCAGCAGTCTGGCCCCTCCTTCCTCGAAAGCATCGCCGAGGGCCCGGACCGCGCCTTGTATGTCACCGACTTCCACAACCGCCAGCTGTTGCGCTACGTGGACGACAAGGGATTCAGCGTGCACGCCCGGCTCGACGTCCATCCATGGGGCATGGTGTTCGACAGCGATGGCACGCTGTACTTCGGTGCGGCCGAGCGCGGCATCGTGGACAAGACCTCGCCGCCCACGCAGTGGGTCTGGCGCCAACGCCGCGGCGAGGCACCGCAACCCTTTCTGAAGATCGAGCAGGCACGCGCGCTGAACGGCATGACCCTGCTCGCGCCAGGCCGCATCCTGATCGCCGACGGCCGCGGCGGCACGGTATGGCTGCTCGATGTCGCCGCCCGCAGCGCCAGCCCCTTCGTGCGCGACGCGCTACTGGATGTGCCACCCGGCTTCGCGCTGCCCACACCGGCCGCGAACGGCCTGAAGATCCACGCCGGGCACCTGTACGTTTCCAACACGCGCGCGTGGCCATGTTGCGCATTCCGCTCGGTGCCGACTTGCGGCCCGGCGCCGTGCAGGTCTTCGTGGAACCGCTGCGCGCGGACGACTTCGCTTTCCCCGAGCGGCAACCTGTATGTCACCACGCACCGGCGCGAAATCCTGCGCGTCACCCCTGAGGGACGCGTCTCGGAGGTGCCAGGCATCGGACCCGAACTGGTGGGCAGCACTGCCATGGTCTGGCGCAGCGGCGAACACAGCGCCTACGCCATCAACGATGGCGGCTTCATCGGCTTCCACTGGTACGGGGGCTCACGCCCACGGCCTCGAACCTGGTGCGGCTCGACGGGCTGGACTGAGCGGTTGTGCATCTCTGGCGGGCCCTGA
- a CDS encoding IS1595-like element ISCsp2 family transposase: METQMLTPTPGGDYPRTWNEFLDWFATEEACQAFLEKLRWPQGFVCPRCGNAGDVYRASRTRLMCRSCQYQGTVTSGTIFDKTRTPLRVWLAAAWYLTNQKQGVSALGLQRVLGLGSYQTAWTMLHRFRRAMVRPGRDKLKGLVEVDETYLSITDRKNPATPAGRKSSTTKVLMVMAVEIVEPKGFGRIRLRRIDRDAATHVIPFVQEVVEPGAQVRTDGSAAYRALGELGYTHQRTVMLGSGVPAHVSMAGVHRVASLVQRWVLGTHHGSVQPDHLDAYLDEFVFRFNRRTSSSRGMLFYRLLQQAVVTPPVTYGDVVSKNTGESQSDTIAG, from the coding sequence ATGGAAACCCAGATGCTAACGCCAACTCCTGGAGGGGACTACCCCCGCACCTGGAACGAATTTCTTGACTGGTTTGCCACCGAAGAGGCTTGCCAGGCGTTCCTGGAGAAGCTTCGGTGGCCCCAAGGCTTCGTCTGCCCGCGTTGCGGCAACGCTGGCGATGTGTACCGCGCCAGCCGCACCCGCCTGATGTGCCGCTCATGCCAGTACCAAGGCACAGTGACATCTGGAACCATCTTTGACAAGACGCGCACACCGCTGCGTGTCTGGCTGGCTGCAGCTTGGTACCTGACCAATCAGAAACAAGGCGTGAGCGCCCTGGGGCTGCAGCGCGTATTGGGTTTGGGGAGCTACCAGACCGCCTGGACCATGCTGCACCGGTTTCGACGTGCCATGGTCCGCCCGGGCCGGGACAAGCTCAAGGGGCTTGTGGAGGTGGATGAAACGTACCTGTCCATCACGGATCGCAAGAATCCCGCCACCCCTGCAGGGCGCAAGAGCAGCACCACCAAAGTGTTGATGGTCATGGCGGTGGAGATCGTGGAGCCCAAGGGGTTTGGGCGCATCCGGTTACGCCGCATTGACCGAGACGCCGCCACCCACGTAATCCCCTTTGTGCAGGAGGTGGTCGAGCCTGGAGCCCAGGTACGCACGGATGGTTCGGCGGCATACCGCGCTCTGGGAGAACTGGGTTACACCCACCAGCGCACCGTCATGCTCGGCTCAGGCGTACCTGCCCATGTCTCCATGGCGGGAGTGCACCGGGTCGCCTCACTGGTACAGCGCTGGGTGCTGGGAACACATCATGGCTCTGTACAGCCAGACCACCTGGACGCCTATCTCGATGAATTCGTGTTCCGTTTCAACCGGCGCACATCCAGCTCACGCGGGATGCTGTTTTACCGCTTGCTGCAGCAAGCGGTGGTTACGCCGCCAGTGACGTATGGGGATGTCGTGAGCAAGAACACCGGGGAGAGCCAATCGGATACCATTGCTGGATGA